Proteins encoded in a region of the Flavobacterium sp. MDT1-60 genome:
- a CDS encoding TIGR02117 family protein, which produces MLKKSFKVLGWTILGIITFFVLYLISMYLISKITVNSDIVQVDEKDGIPIYILSNGVHTDIVVPVANEIKDWRKEIQFSQTQSKDTLATLVAFGWGDKGFYLHTPEWSDLKASTALKAIFGVSSSAMHTSFYKGLSENENCKRIYISKENYKKLVSYISESFNNPTNPEWIQGYSYGKKDAFYEAKGSYSLFYTCNTWANSALKAANQKASLWTVYDKGIFCHYQ; this is translated from the coding sequence ATGCTAAAAAAATCTTTCAAGGTTCTAGGCTGGACTATCCTCGGAATCATCACTTTTTTTGTTTTATATTTAATCTCTATGTACCTGATTTCAAAAATTACGGTCAATTCAGATATTGTACAAGTTGATGAAAAAGACGGAATTCCAATTTACATTCTTTCCAACGGAGTTCATACTGATATTGTAGTTCCGGTTGCCAATGAAATTAAAGATTGGCGAAAGGAAATACAATTCAGCCAGACACAGTCCAAAGATACATTGGCAACACTGGTAGCTTTCGGTTGGGGAGATAAAGGTTTTTATTTGCATACGCCGGAATGGTCAGACTTAAAAGCAAGTACGGCTTTAAAAGCAATCTTTGGAGTAAGTTCTTCGGCCATGCATACATCATTCTATAAAGGACTTTCAGAAAATGAAAATTGCAAACGCATTTATATTTCAAAAGAGAACTATAAAAAGCTAGTTTCTTATATTTCAGAAAGTTTCAATAATCCAACAAATCCCGAATGGATTCAAGGATACAGCTACGGAAAAAAAGATGCTTTTTATGAAGCCAAAGGAAGCTACAGTCTTTTTTATACATGTAATACCTGGGCGAATAGCGCTTTAAAAGCCGCCAATCAAAAAGCAAGTTTGTGGACGGTTTATGATAAAGGGATTTTTTGTCATTATCAGTAA
- a CDS encoding TonB-dependent receptor, whose protein sequence is MRKIAVLLFLFNTVFIFAQKQITGVVKDNTGTPLPGVNILEKGTNNGVSTDLDGSYKITVKEGASLIFSYMGYSSVTKTANTSVLDVSLSEESGQNLDEVVVTGTRTAARSNTTSALPIDVLSAKDLTSTGQATFDKALQYKIPSFNTVQTPVNDATSLLDPYEIRNMGPSRTLILINGKRKNLSSLLYVQTSPGRGETGADISAIPTDAIERVEILRDGASAQYGSDAIAGVMNIILKKNNNAGSVTLRSGITSEGDGEMLGVSLNSGTTVGEKGFLNYTIDFSKVKLANRAGTVDGGTSHLGPDNEPLQGGEYADFVYVDPENPENWSNGATPTSIRADNAAGIQVVNDYLKRHPDARNVNGSPETAAAKFLINGGNEISDNTNLYYNAAYVYKKVNSFANFRTPYWRPLSGDPYLNDFFGNGDDANPSYDGYGPTFEGDLTDYNGTLGFKNVKNGWNTDASVTVGGNKQVYSVNNSVNRSNIVDADGNNVYRENSPISFKPGGTSFNHLVGNIDISKIVSDKISIGFGSEFRSEYFTVIEGDKASWDGTGADSFAGNRPENSGKWNRYNVGVYFDLAYDITKDFLINGTIRHEEYSDFGGATVWKVSSRYKFLDDKITLRGSVSTGFRAPTLHQIYTQKSQYSFVAGQGIQISGIINNVSPQARQLNIPPLDAEKSTNITIGVGAKPFQNFNITLDYYNIKVEDRIVLGDRQDTPFGNVAWFSNSFDSRTSGLDVVAGYSNIGIGEGKLGINLSGNITFENERISPVTNNSFGDILTSLTFTSRPDTKWILGGNYEIGKFGFSLNNTYFGKTTFNQDGLDANLKTEFIPKIVTDLGVNFNATEKLTLALNVNNLFNVLPEWEFKSENAAGDAILADPDQTKTQYNLITFNGRYSQMTYDGFHFSQLGTMFNLSLNYKF, encoded by the coding sequence ATGAGAAAAATTGCAGTACTATTATTTCTATTTAACACCGTCTTCATTTTTGCGCAGAAGCAAATTACAGGTGTAGTAAAGGATAACACAGGAACACCTCTGCCTGGAGTTAACATTTTAGAAAAAGGAACCAACAACGGCGTATCTACCGATCTAGACGGTTCATACAAAATAACTGTTAAAGAAGGCGCTTCTTTAATTTTTAGTTATATGGGTTACAGCAGTGTTACAAAAACAGCTAATACTTCAGTACTTGATGTTTCTCTATCTGAAGAGAGCGGTCAAAATCTGGATGAAGTTGTAGTTACAGGAACGAGAACAGCTGCAAGAAGTAATACTACTAGTGCATTACCTATTGATGTTTTATCTGCTAAAGATTTGACTTCAACAGGGCAAGCTACTTTCGATAAGGCATTGCAGTACAAAATTCCATCATTTAATACAGTACAGACTCCTGTAAATGATGCAACTTCATTACTGGATCCGTACGAAATTAGAAATATGGGACCAAGCAGAACTTTAATCCTTATTAATGGTAAACGTAAAAACTTAAGCTCATTACTTTATGTGCAGACTTCTCCGGGACGTGGAGAAACGGGGGCAGATATTTCTGCTATCCCAACAGATGCGATAGAAAGAGTAGAGATTTTGCGTGATGGCGCATCTGCACAGTACGGTTCTGATGCGATTGCAGGTGTTATGAATATCATTTTAAAGAAAAACAATAACGCAGGATCTGTAACTTTAAGAAGTGGAATTACTTCTGAAGGAGATGGAGAAATGCTTGGAGTAAGTTTAAACAGTGGCACAACTGTTGGAGAAAAAGGTTTTCTAAACTATACGATTGATTTTTCTAAAGTAAAATTAGCAAACAGGGCTGGAACAGTTGATGGAGGAACAAGTCATTTAGGACCAGATAATGAACCACTACAAGGCGGGGAATATGCTGATTTTGTATATGTAGATCCGGAAAATCCGGAAAATTGGAGTAACGGGGCAACGCCGACCTCTATTAGAGCAGATAATGCTGCCGGAATACAAGTCGTTAATGATTATTTAAAAAGGCATCCTGATGCAAGAAACGTTAATGGTTCACCAGAAACAGCTGCGGCGAAGTTTTTAATTAATGGTGGAAATGAAATTAGTGACAATACAAACTTATACTACAATGCTGCCTACGTTTACAAAAAAGTAAACTCTTTTGCCAACTTTAGAACTCCGTACTGGCGACCTTTATCAGGTGATCCATATCTTAATGACTTCTTTGGAAATGGTGATGATGCCAACCCTTCTTACGATGGATATGGACCTACTTTTGAAGGAGATTTGACGGATTACAATGGAACACTTGGTTTTAAAAACGTTAAAAACGGATGGAATACAGATGCCAGTGTTACTGTAGGCGGGAACAAACAAGTTTATTCTGTAAATAATTCTGTTAACAGATCGAATATTGTTGATGCAGACGGCAATAATGTTTACAGAGAAAATAGCCCAATTTCTTTTAAACCAGGTGGAACTTCTTTTAATCATCTTGTTGGAAATATTGATATTTCGAAAATTGTTTCAGACAAAATCAGTATTGGATTTGGATCTGAGTTTAGAAGTGAATATTTCACAGTTATTGAAGGAGACAAAGCCTCTTGGGATGGAACGGGTGCTGACTCTTTTGCAGGAAACAGACCTGAGAATTCAGGAAAATGGAATCGTTATAATGTAGGTGTTTACTTTGACCTTGCTTATGACATAACGAAAGACTTTTTAATTAATGGTACAATTCGTCATGAGGAATATAGTGACTTTGGCGGAGCAACTGTTTGGAAAGTAAGTTCAAGATATAAATTCCTTGATGATAAAATAACTTTAAGAGGATCTGTATCAACTGGTTTCAGAGCACCAACATTACACCAAATTTACACTCAAAAATCGCAATATTCATTTGTTGCAGGACAAGGAATTCAAATTAGTGGAATCATCAATAATGTTTCACCTCAGGCACGTCAGTTAAATATTCCACCTTTAGATGCTGAGAAATCAACTAATATAACAATAGGAGTTGGTGCAAAGCCTTTTCAAAACTTTAATATTACTTTAGACTATTACAACATTAAAGTAGAAGACAGAATTGTATTGGGAGATAGACAAGACACTCCATTTGGAAATGTAGCTTGGTTCTCTAACTCTTTTGACTCAAGAACTTCTGGTTTAGATGTAGTTGCTGGTTATAGTAATATCGGAATTGGAGAAGGTAAATTAGGAATTAATTTATCTGGAAATATTACTTTTGAAAATGAAAGAATTTCTCCGGTAACAAACAATTCATTTGGAGACATATTGACTTCTTTGACTTTTACATCAAGACCTGATACAAAATGGATATTAGGAGGTAATTATGAAATCGGAAAGTTTGGTTTCTCTCTTAACAACACTTATTTTGGAAAAACAACCTTTAATCAGGATGGTTTAGACGCAAACTTAAAAACGGAATTTATTCCTAAAATTGTTACTGACTTAGGAGTTAATTTTAATGCTACAGAAAAATTAACTTTGGCTTTAAACGTAAACAATTTATTTAATGTTTTACCAGAATGGGAATTTAAATCCGAAAATGCTGCCGGGGATGCTATATTAGCAGATCCTGATCAGACAAAAACACAATATAACTTAATTACTTTTAATGGACGCTATTCTCAAATGACATACGACGGATTCCATTTTAGCCAATTAGGAACTATGTTTAATTTATCATTAAACTATAAATTCTAA
- a CDS encoding DNA topoisomerase IV subunit B, whose translation MLEQNQYNEDNIRSLDWKEHIRMRPGMYIGKLGDGSSPDDGIYILLKEVLDNCIDEFVMGSGKTIEVTIKDKTVSVRDYGRGIPLGKVVDVVSKMNTGGKYDSKAFQKSVGLNGVGTKAVNALSNYFRVESVRDDKQKAAEFSGGNLVLEEDVIETTKRKGTKVTFTPDETIFKNYKFRMEYVIKMVKNYCYLNNGLTIIFNGDKYISENGLRDLLEETISEEDLEYPIIHLKDHDIEIALTHSKTQYSEEYHSFVNGQNTTQGGTHLAAYREALVKTIREFYNKNFEASDVRKSIVSAISIKVMEPVFESQTKTKLGSTDMGSDDGTPAVSVRTFVNDFVKNKLDNYLHKNTATAEALLRKILQAERERKELSGIRKLATDRAKKANLHNKKLRDCRAHLPDTKNPRNLESTLFITEGDSASGSITKSRDVNTQAVFSLRGKPLNSYGMTKKIVYENEEFNLLQAALDIEDGLEKLRYNNIVIATDADVDGMHIRLLLITFFLQFFPELIKEGHLYILQTPLFRVRNKKETIYCYSEEERRDAIEKLKPKPEITRFKGLGEISPDEFKNFIGETIRLDPIMMDKNTSIEQLLSFYMGKNTPDRQEFIIKNLKVELDAVEEV comes from the coding sequence ATGCTAGAGCAAAATCAATATAACGAAGATAATATCCGATCACTCGATTGGAAGGAACATATTCGTATGCGTCCCGGAATGTACATCGGGAAATTGGGAGATGGATCTTCGCCGGATGACGGTATTTATATTCTTTTAAAAGAGGTTTTAGACAACTGTATCGATGAGTTCGTAATGGGCTCTGGAAAAACTATTGAAGTGACTATCAAAGACAAAACGGTTTCGGTCCGTGATTATGGACGTGGAATTCCGTTAGGAAAAGTAGTCGATGTAGTTTCAAAAATGAACACGGGTGGAAAGTACGATTCTAAAGCTTTCCAGAAATCTGTTGGTTTGAACGGTGTCGGAACAAAAGCGGTAAATGCTTTGTCAAATTATTTTCGTGTAGAATCTGTTCGTGATGATAAACAGAAAGCAGCTGAATTTTCAGGAGGAAATCTGGTTTTAGAAGAAGATGTAATCGAAACAACAAAACGAAAAGGAACAAAAGTAACCTTTACGCCAGATGAAACGATCTTCAAAAACTACAAATTCCGTATGGAATATGTAATTAAAATGGTTAAAAACTATTGTTACTTGAACAATGGTTTGACGATTATTTTCAACGGAGACAAATATATTTCTGAAAATGGTCTTCGTGATTTATTAGAAGAAACCATTAGCGAAGAAGATTTAGAATATCCAATAATTCATTTGAAAGATCATGATATTGAGATCGCTTTAACGCATAGTAAAACACAATATAGTGAAGAATATCACTCTTTTGTAAACGGACAAAACACTACACAAGGAGGAACACACTTAGCAGCTTACAGAGAAGCACTTGTAAAAACCATTCGTGAGTTTTATAACAAAAATTTTGAAGCATCTGACGTTCGTAAATCGATTGTAAGTGCGATTAGTATCAAGGTTATGGAACCGGTTTTTGAATCTCAGACCAAAACCAAATTAGGTTCTACAGATATGGGTTCTGATGACGGAACGCCAGCAGTTTCAGTTCGTACTTTTGTAAATGATTTTGTGAAAAACAAACTGGATAATTATTTACATAAAAATACAGCCACTGCGGAAGCTTTATTGCGTAAGATTTTACAGGCCGAAAGAGAGCGTAAAGAGTTATCAGGAATTAGAAAACTGGCTACAGATCGTGCTAAAAAAGCCAATCTGCACAATAAAAAATTGAGAGATTGCCGTGCGCATCTTCCAGATACTAAGAATCCTAGAAATTTAGAAAGCACCCTTTTTATTACCGAGGGAGATTCGGCTTCCGGATCTATTACCAAATCACGTGATGTGAATACTCAGGCTGTTTTCAGTTTGCGTGGTAAGCCGTTAAATTCCTACGGAATGACTAAGAAAATTGTGTATGAAAATGAAGAATTCAATTTGTTGCAAGCAGCATTAGATATCGAAGATGGTTTAGAAAAATTAAGATACAACAACATCGTAATTGCAACCGATGCCGATGTCGACGGAATGCACATTCGATTATTGTTGATTACTTTCTTCCTGCAATTTTTCCCGGAATTAATCAAAGAAGGGCATTTGTATATTTTGCAAACGCCACTTTTCAGGGTTCGAAATAAAAAAGAAACCATTTATTGTTATTCTGAAGAAGAAAGAAGAGATGCCATTGAAAAACTAAAACCAAAACCAGAGATTACCCGATTTAAAGGTTTGGGAGAGATTTCACCAGATGAGTTCAAGAATTTCATTGGAGAAACCATTCGATTAGACCCAATTATGATGGACAAAAACACTTCGATAGAGCAATTATTGTCTTTTTATATGGGAAAAAATACGCCGGACAGACAAGAGTTTATTATCAAGAATTTGAAGGTGGAGTTAGACGCGGTTGAAGAAGTATAG
- a CDS encoding YihY/virulence factor BrkB family protein, which yields MKIKNIFAKTWFLLKNTFLEFDDDNAIKLSAALAYYTIFALPPLLIIIITICGFFFGEEAVTGELYGQINGLVGNGAASQIQEAIKNVQLSGDNVFATVFGIVMLLIGASGVFAEIQSSINFIWGLRAKPDKGIKKFIQNRLMSFSMIASVGFLMLVSLFISTTLDLLSSRLKVHFPESTVYLFYVVNILIVLASITTLFAIIFRTLPDGKIRWKDAFIGSGVTAILFMIGKFAIGFYLGSSTVASIYGAAGSVIIILIWVYYSAIILYFGAEFTKVYAKSYGGKIYPNEYSVEIVKEIYEIDEPKKEPIEETLQKEKP from the coding sequence ATGAAAATTAAAAATATATTCGCCAAAACCTGGTTTCTCTTAAAAAATACCTTTTTAGAGTTTGACGATGATAATGCGATTAAGCTAAGTGCAGCATTAGCTTATTATACCATATTTGCCTTGCCGCCTTTATTAATTATTATCATCACAATTTGTGGTTTCTTTTTTGGAGAAGAAGCTGTAACAGGAGAATTGTACGGACAAATTAATGGTCTGGTAGGTAACGGCGCGGCGAGTCAAATTCAGGAAGCTATAAAAAATGTGCAGTTATCTGGCGATAATGTTTTTGCAACAGTATTCGGAATCGTTATGCTATTAATTGGAGCATCTGGAGTTTTTGCTGAAATACAAAGCTCTATAAATTTTATTTGGGGATTACGTGCAAAACCAGATAAAGGAATTAAGAAATTTATTCAAAACCGCTTAATGTCGTTCTCGATGATTGCTTCGGTTGGATTTTTAATGTTGGTGAGTCTTTTTATAAGTACAACTTTAGACTTGCTTAGTTCACGTTTAAAAGTACATTTTCCGGAGAGTACAGTTTATTTATTCTATGTGGTTAACATACTTATTGTCCTGGCGAGTATTACAACTCTTTTCGCAATCATTTTTAGAACATTACCTGATGGAAAAATAAGATGGAAAGACGCTTTTATAGGATCAGGAGTTACAGCTATCCTTTTTATGATTGGTAAATTTGCAATTGGTTTTTATTTAGGAAGTTCTACCGTTGCATCTATTTATGGAGCGGCAGGTTCTGTAATTATTATTTTGATTTGGGTATATTATTCGGCAATAATTCTGTATTTTGGAGCAGAATTTACGAAAGTCTACGCAAAATCTTACGGAGGAAAAATCTATCCAAACGAATATTCAGTCGAAATAGTAAAGGAGATTTATGAAATCGACGAACCAAAAAAAGAACCAATAGAAGAAACATTACAAAAAGAGAAACCATGA
- a CDS encoding NADPH-dependent FMN reductase, which produces MKIVAFGGSNSTQSINKHLATYAAGLFENAEVEVLDLNDFAMPLFSVDLEKEVGQHELAKAFLAKLGSADILVVSLAENNNNYSSAFKNLFDWCSRIVKEVFQQKPMLLMAASPGSRGGASVLEIGRNALPRYGADIKATFSLPAFNANFDLEQNKISNAELDKELRDLIKECF; this is translated from the coding sequence ATGAAAATAGTAGCCTTTGGAGGAAGTAACAGTACGCAGTCAATCAATAAACACTTAGCCACTTATGCAGCAGGTTTATTCGAAAATGCAGAAGTTGAAGTTTTAGATTTGAATGATTTTGCCATGCCTTTATTCAGCGTTGATCTTGAAAAAGAAGTGGGTCAGCATGAACTTGCAAAAGCATTTCTTGCAAAACTTGGAAGCGCAGATATTTTAGTCGTTTCTTTAGCTGAGAATAATAACAACTATTCATCAGCATTCAAAAATCTATTCGATTGGTGTTCCCGAATCGTCAAAGAAGTTTTTCAGCAAAAACCAATGTTGTTAATGGCGGCTTCACCTGGCTCAAGAGGAGGTGCTTCAGTTTTAGAAATAGGACGTAATGCCTTACCAAGATATGGAGCTGACATAAAAGCCACTTTTTCATTACCTGCTTTCAATGCCAATTTTGACTTGGAACAAAATAAAATCTCAAATGCTGAGTTAGATAAAGAACTTAGAGACCTTATTAAAGAATGCTTTTAA
- the ychF gene encoding redox-regulated ATPase YchF — protein sequence MKAGIVGLPNVGKSTLFNCLSNAKAQSANFPFCTIEPNIGVVNVPDPRINKLEELVKPERVQMATVDIVDIAGLVKGASKGEGLGNQFLGNIRECNAIIHVLRCFDNDNIVHVDGNVNPIRDKETIDIELQLKDLETVEKRLEKVNRAAKTGNKEAQTEKALLDRIRESLLQAKSARTIIPQGNDEEVLMESFQLITAKPVLYVCNVDENSAVNGNKYVDQVRELVKDEDAEVIILSVGAEADITELESYEERQVFLEDMGLTEPGASVLIRAAYKLLKQQTYFTAGVKEVRAWTINIGSTAPQAAGVIHTDFEKGFIRAEVISYEDYVQYGSEAKAKEAGKFKVEGKEYIVKDGDVMHFRFNV from the coding sequence ATGAAAGCAGGAATTGTAGGATTACCAAATGTTGGAAAATCAACATTATTTAATTGTTTATCTAATGCAAAAGCGCAAAGTGCTAACTTTCCGTTTTGTACAATCGAACCTAATATTGGTGTTGTAAACGTTCCGGATCCAAGAATCAACAAATTAGAAGAATTGGTTAAACCAGAGCGCGTACAAATGGCAACAGTTGATATCGTAGATATCGCAGGTTTGGTAAAAGGTGCAAGTAAAGGTGAAGGTCTTGGAAACCAGTTTTTAGGAAACATTAGAGAGTGTAACGCTATTATTCACGTTTTACGTTGTTTTGACAACGACAATATTGTTCACGTTGACGGAAATGTAAACCCAATTCGTGACAAAGAAACGATTGACATCGAATTGCAGTTAAAAGATTTGGAAACCGTTGAAAAACGCTTGGAAAAAGTAAATCGTGCTGCTAAAACCGGAAATAAAGAAGCGCAAACTGAAAAAGCACTTTTAGACAGAATCAGAGAGTCATTATTGCAAGCTAAATCAGCTCGTACTATTATTCCTCAGGGGAATGATGAAGAAGTTTTAATGGAATCTTTTCAGTTGATTACAGCAAAACCGGTACTATACGTTTGTAATGTTGACGAAAACTCAGCTGTAAACGGAAACAAATATGTAGATCAGGTTCGTGAATTAGTAAAAGACGAAGATGCTGAAGTTATCATACTTTCAGTAGGAGCAGAGGCTGATATTACCGAATTAGAAAGCTACGAAGAGCGTCAGGTTTTCCTTGAAGATATGGGATTAACTGAGCCGGGAGCTTCAGTTTTAATTCGTGCAGCTTACAAATTATTAAAACAACAAACTTACTTTACCGCTGGTGTAAAAGAAGTACGTGCCTGGACAATCAACATTGGCTCAACTGCGCCACAAGCAGCAGGAGTTATCCATACTGATTTCGAAAAAGGTTTCATACGTGCAGAGGTAATTTCATACGAAGATTATGTTCAATACGGTTCTGAAGCAAAAGCAAAAGAAGCAGGAAAATTTAAAGTAGAAGGAAAAGAATATATTGTTAAGGATGGCGATGTAATGCACTTCCGTTTCAACGTGTAG
- the pncB gene encoding nicotinate phosphoribosyltransferase yields METTFLKSILDNDFYKFTMQHAVIRLFPKAKVRYGFINRGKHIFPTGFADLLRKSVDAMADLRLSKDEKSYLSHYCPYLDPTYLDFLQGYSYDPSEVHISQEGSEIKVTVEGFWYRTILWEVSLMALISELFYKSSHLIRLNDEAIKELTKNKIDNYNKLGVSILEFGTRRRHSYDVHVLVNETLSAFGAQSFIGTSNVHFAMVNNKRPLGTHAHEWFMFHAAQYGFKMANFMSLEHWTQVYGGDLGIALTDTYTTEVFFNQFDKKYSKLFDGVRHDSGDSVEFAQKVITHYTKMGIDPKSKVIVFSDSLNYEKVKNITDFCKDKIKMSFGIGTNFTNDVGLPSMNMVIKLTDTKPDNTHWQGVVKLSDEKNKNTGTPEMIALAKEVLGIK; encoded by the coding sequence ATGGAAACTACTTTTCTGAAATCAATCTTAGATAATGATTTCTATAAATTTACGATGCAGCATGCCGTAATAAGACTTTTTCCAAAAGCAAAAGTACGTTATGGTTTTATTAATCGAGGTAAACACATTTTTCCAACCGGTTTTGCAGATTTACTTCGAAAATCTGTTGATGCAATGGCTGATCTTCGATTGTCAAAAGACGAAAAAAGTTATCTATCACACTATTGTCCTTATCTTGATCCTACTTATTTAGATTTTCTGCAAGGATATAGTTATGATCCGTCTGAAGTTCATATTTCTCAGGAAGGTTCTGAAATAAAAGTTACAGTTGAAGGTTTTTGGTATCGTACTATTTTATGGGAAGTTTCTTTGATGGCTTTAATCTCTGAACTTTTTTATAAATCAAGTCATTTAATCCGCTTAAATGATGAAGCTATCAAAGAGCTTACTAAAAACAAAATTGACAATTATAATAAACTCGGAGTTTCTATTTTGGAATTTGGAACCAGACGACGCCATTCTTACGATGTTCATGTTTTGGTTAATGAAACATTATCTGCTTTTGGTGCTCAAAGTTTCATCGGAACAAGTAATGTGCATTTTGCAATGGTCAATAATAAACGACCTTTAGGAACACATGCACATGAATGGTTTATGTTTCATGCCGCACAATACGGATTTAAAATGGCAAATTTTATGAGTCTGGAACATTGGACACAAGTTTACGGAGGTGATCTCGGAATTGCCTTAACAGATACTTATACCACTGAAGTTTTCTTCAATCAATTTGATAAAAAATATTCCAAACTTTTTGATGGTGTTCGACATGATAGTGGCGATTCGGTGGAGTTTGCTCAAAAAGTGATTACGCATTATACCAAAATGGGAATTGATCCAAAATCGAAAGTCATTGTTTTCTCCGATTCATTAAATTATGAGAAGGTAAAAAACATTACTGATTTTTGTAAAGACAAAATTAAAATGTCTTTTGGTATCGGAACCAATTTCACAAATGACGTAGGACTTCCGTCGATGAATATGGTTATAAAGTTAACCGATACTAAACCTGATAATACACATTGGCAAGGTGTCGTGAAACTTTCTGACGAAAAAAACAAAAATACCGGAACGCCCGAAATGATTGCTTTGGCTAAAGAAGTACTTGGAATCAAGTAG
- a CDS encoding class I SAM-dependent methyltransferase yields MANLYDGKMAAIYDAMYQTFVNYDEEYTFYNNLIQKNNASTVLEIGSGTGNLARRFQENNQNYQGLDYSEDMIEIARKRNKNSSFIQGDMRDFKLKEPVDAVIITGRSTSYLITNDDINKTFESVYKNLTKEGVIIFDFIDANRFIPFTKENPIIIHEAVYENINYIRESHWDTNNSLENFMLEWTAKYYAINNNKKEIIENDFSTVRVFTLNEMELFLYLNNFEILQTIDRKTYAYDTYVIVARKKY; encoded by the coding sequence ATGGCAAATTTATATGATGGAAAAATGGCAGCGATATACGATGCGATGTATCAAACTTTTGTCAATTATGACGAAGAATATACTTTTTACAACAATCTCATTCAAAAAAATAATGCCTCTACAGTACTGGAAATTGGAAGTGGTACTGGAAATTTAGCCCGCCGATTTCAGGAAAACAATCAAAATTATCAAGGCCTTGATTACAGTGAAGATATGATCGAAATTGCCAGAAAACGAAATAAAAATTCATCTTTTATACAGGGAGATATGCGTGACTTTAAATTAAAAGAACCTGTAGATGCTGTTATTATTACCGGAAGGTCTACAAGTTATCTGATTACCAATGATGATATAAACAAAACTTTTGAGTCGGTTTATAAAAACCTAACTAAGGAAGGCGTGATTATTTTTGATTTTATTGATGCCAACCGCTTTATTCCGTTTACAAAAGAAAACCCCATTATAATTCATGAAGCTGTATACGAAAACATTAATTACATAAGAGAAAGTCATTGGGACACCAATAATTCTCTGGAAAATTTTATGCTCGAATGGACTGCAAAATATTACGCTATAAACAATAATAAAAAAGAGATAATTGAAAATGATTTTTCTACAGTTCGTGTTTTTACACTCAATGAAATGGAATTATTTTTATATTTAAATAATTTTGAAATACTTCAAACAATTGATAGAAAAACCTATGCCTATGATACTTATGTTATTGTAGCCAGAAAAAAATACTGA
- a CDS encoding transglutaminase domain-containing protein, which yields MLFLQYSIAQKYSAVDNIVLKYPKNFSTTEELAKRIDKDFNSDYDKARAIYSWMAFNIKYDFNAFLNPPGTQSFSYRNEAEKQRKIQELNDNMLQKAFKSQKAVCEGFTLLYQHLAALVGIKSEIIRGDSKIRLADIGRKSTSSNHAWNTVLIDGKWRLVDVTWGQGYYDSTKGRMVKDFEPAYFDTEPDYFFAKHFPDSGSYLGHKLSKEDFLNGPLIYNKTIAGDNKIIAPESGIVEVNKGDKITFQIKNISKSSPFYYLNKRNQAVRITNGKERKGGLEFQVTFDNSIGDYITFFLDTNSIASFKVVSK from the coding sequence ATGCTTTTTCTTCAATATTCTATAGCGCAAAAATATAGCGCGGTGGACAATATTGTTTTGAAATACCCGAAAAATTTTAGTACCACAGAAGAATTAGCAAAAAGAATCGATAAAGATTTTAATTCAGATTACGACAAAGCAAGGGCAATTTACAGTTGGATGGCATTTAATATTAAATATGATTTTAATGCTTTTTTGAATCCTCCGGGAACACAGAGTTTTTCTTATCGAAATGAAGCAGAAAAACAGAGAAAAATACAAGAGTTGAATGATAATATGCTTCAAAAAGCATTCAAATCTCAAAAAGCAGTTTGTGAAGGTTTTACGCTTTTATATCAGCATTTAGCAGCATTAGTCGGAATAAAATCAGAAATTATTCGCGGGGATTCCAAAATAAGATTAGCGGACATTGGCAGAAAAAGCACTTCTTCAAATCATGCCTGGAACACCGTTTTAATTGATGGAAAATGGCGATTGGTAGACGTTACCTGGGGGCAAGGTTATTATGATAGTACTAAAGGCCGAATGGTAAAAGATTTTGAGCCTGCTTATTTTGATACAGAGCCCGATTACTTTTTCGCGAAACATTTCCCTGACTCAGGCTCTTATTTAGGTCATAAATTAAGTAAAGAAGATTTTCTTAACGGACCTTTAATTTATAATAAAACAATTGCAGGAGATAATAAAATTATAGCCCCTGAATCTGGAATTGTCGAAGTGAATAAGGGGGATAAAATAACATTTCAAATAAAAAATATTTCAAAATCTAGTCCCTTTTATTATTTAAATAAAAGAAATCAGGCTGTTAGAATTACAAATGGAAAAGAGCGAAAAGGTGGTTTGGAATTTCAAGTTACTTTTGATAATTCCATAGGAGATTACATTACATTTTTTCTGGATACAAATAGTATTGCTTCTTTTAAAGTAGTTTCGAAATAA